From a single Nicotiana tomentosiformis chromosome 2, ASM39032v3, whole genome shotgun sequence genomic region:
- the LOC138905429 gene encoding uncharacterized protein encodes MYHDIMGIYWWDEMKNDTEEFVAQCPNCQQVKIEHQKPDGLLQAIEISTWTWEIEVLSLHLISRGPSKKDWGPSYHSSIQMAQYEALYRRKCKAPIGWFEVGETKLVGPELVQQTVENIKLIRERLLVAQSRQKFYADNRLRDLDFQVTEQLSYEKAPIAILDRQVQRLRTKDVVSVNVLWISNNVEEMTREAEEAMKTRYPHLFPLS; translated from the exons atgtatcatgatatcatgggaatatactggtgggacgaaaTGAAGAATGATACAgaagagtttgttgctcagtgccctaattgtcagcaggttaagattgaacATCAGAAACCCGATGGATTATTGCAAGCTATAGAGATTTCGACTTGGACATGGGAA atagaggtgctcagtttacatcTGATTTctagaggtccttccaaaaaggattggggacccag ttatcattccagcattcagatggctcaatacgaagctctttacagacGAAAATGTAAGGCTCCTATaggatggttcgaggttggggaaactaagttagtaggaccagagttggtacaacagacAGTTGAGAAtattaagcttatacgggaaaggctattagtagctcagagtcgtcaaaagttctatgcagataatcgactgAGAGACTTGGACTTTCAG gttacagagcaactatcatatgagaaagctcccattgctatactagataggcAAGTTcagagattaagaactaaggatgtagtTTCGGTTAACGTACTTTGGATTagcaataatgtggaggagatgactcgGGAAGCTGAAGAAGcaatgaagactaggtatcctcacttgtttccactttCATAG